In uncultured Bacteroides sp., the following proteins share a genomic window:
- a CDS encoding DUF4923 family protein: MKRNSILIACLMILISGSMKAQSISIGDILNGKTLSGIADAVTGTSTAALDITGNWMYKGTSCALQSEDVVKKIGAAVATSALEKKMNAQCAKVGIKAGACNFTFNTDGSFITTVGKKNYSGTYTFDKSNGSMVLSYLQLMNLNATVATSGSDISLLFEANKLLKLISYLSKTSTKSSIKTISSMLNQYDGAKVGFKLGK, translated from the coding sequence ATGAAACGGAACAGCATTCTGATAGCTTGCCTGATGATATTAATCTCAGGCTCAATGAAAGCTCAGTCTATTTCCATAGGCGACATACTAAACGGTAAAACCCTAAGCGGAATAGCCGATGCAGTGACCGGTACCTCTACAGCAGCTCTTGATATTACAGGTAACTGGATGTACAAAGGCACTTCATGTGCTCTGCAGAGCGAGGATGTAGTGAAGAAAATTGGTGCAGCCGTTGCTACTTCTGCTTTAGAAAAGAAGATGAATGCGCAGTGTGCCAAGGTAGGTATTAAGGCAGGAGCATGTAACTTTACCTTTAACACCGACGGATCGTTTATTACAACCGTAGGCAAAAAGAACTATTCCGGTACTTACACCTTTGATAAAAGCAACGGTTCAATGGTTTTGAGTTATCTTCAGCTGATGAATCTGAACGCCACTGTGGCAACAAGTGGAAGTGACATATCCCTTCTTTTTGAAGCGAACAAGCTATTGAAACTGATTTCTTACCTGAGCAAAACCAGCACAAAAAGTAGTATAAAAACAATCTCGTCCATGCTTAATCAGTACGACGGCGCAAAGGTTGGATTTAAACTAGGGAAATAA
- a CDS encoding DNA-deoxyinosine glycosylase — MISCFSPIVDKDTTRMVVGTMPSVDSLRFSEYYGNPRNQFWKILFSVFEGGRIPVDYEDKVSTAKSHGVGLWDILASCKREGSLDSNIKDELLNDFPTLLKDHPNIKMLIFNGQNSYKYFLKAYGQLPGIEYRVMPSTSPANAMKNFDAKLKEWEEVLCS; from the coding sequence ATGATAAGTTGTTTTTCTCCAATTGTAGATAAAGATACCACTCGTATGGTGGTGGGAACTATGCCGAGTGTGGATTCACTTCGCTTTAGCGAATATTATGGAAATCCAAGGAATCAGTTCTGGAAAATACTCTTTTCAGTTTTTGAGGGCGGACGTATACCGGTCGATTATGAGGATAAAGTCTCTACAGCAAAAAGTCATGGCGTTGGCTTGTGGGATATTCTGGCTTCTTGCAAACGGGAGGGGAGTCTAGATAGTAATATAAAAGATGAATTGCTCAATGATTTTCCGACTTTGCTAAAAGATCATCCCAATATAAAGATGCTTATCTTTAACGGACAGAATAGTTACAAGTACTTTCTTAAGGCTTATGGACAGTTGCCTGGAATAGAATACCGGGTAATGCCTTCCACTAGTCCGGCAAATGCCATGAAGAACTTTGATGCCAAATTGAAAGAATGGGAAGAAGTTTTGTGCTCTTAG
- a CDS encoding nitroreductase family protein: MNDFIELVKSRQSDRAYDTTRAVEPEKLERILEAARLAPSACNAQPWKFVVVTDKELSNKVGKATSGLGMNKFAKDAPVHILVVEESANITSLLGGKVKNKHFPLIDLGIAAAHITLAAESEGLGSCILGWFDEKEIKSLTGIPASKRLVLVITIGYSAKAKRQKMRKEKAKVVTYNKY; encoded by the coding sequence ATGAATGATTTTATAGAGTTGGTCAAGTCTCGTCAAAGCGATCGGGCTTACGATACCACTCGCGCCGTGGAACCGGAAAAGCTGGAGCGAATACTCGAAGCTGCCCGCCTGGCTCCTTCGGCCTGCAACGCGCAGCCCTGGAAGTTCGTGGTGGTAACTGATAAGGAACTTTCCAATAAAGTGGGAAAAGCGACTTCCGGACTGGGGATGAATAAGTTTGCCAAGGATGCTCCCGTGCATATTCTTGTGGTGGAAGAATCGGCAAATATTACTTCTCTGCTGGGTGGTAAGGTGAAAAATAAGCATTTCCCGCTTATTGACTTGGGAATAGCTGCTGCTCATATTACTCTGGCTGCCGAAAGTGAAGGATTAGGCTCCTGCATTCTGGGCTGGTTTGATGAAAAGGAGATTAAATCGCTCACGGGTATTCCCGCTTCCAAACGGTTGGTCTTGGTTATTACCATTGGTTATTCAGCAAAAGCTAAAAGGCAGAAAATGCGTAAAGAGAAAGCAAAAGTAGTTACTTATAATAAGTACTAG
- a CDS encoding cytochrome d ubiquinol oxidase subunit II, whose translation MDTTYILLQQYWWFIISLLGGLLVFLLFVQGGNSLLFSVARTEEQRKMLVNSTGRKWEFTFTTLVTFGGAFFASFPLFYSTSFGGAYWFWMIILFTFILQAVSYEFQSKTGNILGKKTYQYFLVINGIVGPVLLGGAVATFFNGSNFYINKENITDQLMPVISSWGNASHGLDALLDIWNVIFGLAVFFLTRILGLLYFINNIDDKELQPRFRKALLPNTAIFLVLFLAFLIRILLVDGFAVNPQTRNIFMEPHKYLTNFIEIPELLVIFLAGVSLVVFGIVISLVRIDFKRGIWYSGVGTVMTVVALFLCAGLNNTAYYPSTADMQSSLTLANSCSSFFTLKIMSFVSLLVPFVAGYIFYAWRALDKESIDAKEMNEGGHSY comes from the coding sequence ATGGATACAACTTATATTTTACTCCAGCAATACTGGTGGTTTATTATTTCTTTATTGGGAGGATTACTGGTCTTTTTACTCTTTGTACAAGGCGGAAACTCGTTACTTTTTTCCGTTGCCCGTACAGAAGAACAACGCAAGATGCTGGTAAACTCTACTGGAAGGAAGTGGGAGTTTACCTTTACCACACTTGTTACCTTCGGCGGAGCTTTCTTTGCTTCTTTCCCTTTGTTTTATAGTACCAGTTTTGGCGGTGCTTACTGGTTTTGGATGATTATTCTTTTCACCTTTATCCTGCAGGCCGTTTCTTATGAGTTTCAATCTAAAACCGGAAACATATTAGGCAAAAAGACTTATCAGTATTTTCTTGTAATAAACGGGATAGTGGGACCGGTGCTTCTGGGTGGAGCTGTTGCAACCTTCTTTAATGGGTCTAACTTCTACATTAATAAAGAAAATATAACTGATCAGTTGATGCCGGTTATCTCTTCCTGGGGAAATGCTTCTCACGGACTAGATGCGTTGCTCGATATCTGGAATGTAATTTTTGGTCTGGCAGTCTTTTTCCTTACTCGTATACTAGGTCTGCTTTATTTCATTAATAATATTGATGATAAAGAATTGCAGCCAAGATTCCGCAAAGCACTGCTTCCTAATACAGCTATATTCCTGGTGCTCTTTCTTGCTTTCCTTATTCGTATTTTATTGGTCGATGGCTTTGCTGTGAACCCTCAAACGCGCAATATCTTTATGGAGCCACATAAGTACCTGACCAACTTTATTGAAATCCCGGAATTGCTTGTTATCTTCCTTGCGGGAGTCTCGTTGGTAGTTTTTGGAATCGTTATATCGCTAGTCAGAATAGATTTTAAACGTGGTATTTGGTATTCGGGTGTTGGCACAGTAATGACTGTTGTGGCTTTGTTCCTATGCGCCGGACTTAATAATACAGCCTATTATCCCTCAACTGCCGATATGCAAAGTTCGCTTACACTGGCTAATAGTTGCTCTAGTTTCTTTACGCTGAAAATAATGTCTTTTGTATCTCTTCTGGTACCGTTTGTTGCGGGCTACATATTTTATGCTTGGCGTGCACTTGATAAGGAGAGTATTGATGCTAAGGAGATGAATGAAGGTGGTCACTCTTATTGA
- a CDS encoding DUF4492 domain-containing protein, giving the protein MVKKNIFVRIYYFYVEGFRAMTLGKSLWTIILIKLFILFFILKLFFFPNFLGKQKTEEKKQEYVGNELINRALPLNK; this is encoded by the coding sequence ATGGTTAAAAAGAATATCTTTGTTCGCATATATTACTTCTATGTTGAGGGCTTTAGAGCCATGACTTTGGGCAAATCATTATGGACAATTATTCTTATTAAGCTTTTTATTCTGTTTTTTATTTTGAAGTTATTCTTTTTCCCTAATTTTCTTGGAAAACAAAAAACGGAAGAAAAAAAACAGGAGTATGTGGGAAATGAATTAATAAACCGTGCATTGCCATTAAATAAATAA
- a CDS encoding riboflavin synthase, whose translation MFSGIIEESAEVVAVVKDRENLHITMKCSFVNELKIDQSVSHNGVCLTVVSKTDDTYTVTAMKETIDCSNIGLFKTGDKVNVERSMMMNGRLDGHIVQGHVDQTATCVAVEDADGSWTYTFKYAIDKEMAKRGYITVDKGSVTVNGVSLTVCNPTEDTFQVNIIPYTYEYTNFHTFKVGTIVNLEFDIIGKYISRMIQYK comes from the coding sequence ATGTTTTCAGGAATCATTGAAGAATCTGCTGAAGTAGTGGCTGTGGTCAAAGACCGCGAAAACCTACACATTACCATGAAGTGCTCGTTTGTTAACGAACTTAAGATAGATCAGAGCGTGTCTCACAACGGTGTTTGCCTCACTGTAGTGAGCAAAACGGACGACACATATACTGTAACCGCCATGAAGGAAACCATTGACTGTTCAAATATTGGTTTGTTTAAAACAGGCGATAAGGTGAACGTGGAGAGAAGTATGATGATGAACGGTCGTTTAGACGGACACATTGTTCAGGGACACGTTGATCAGACTGCAACTTGTGTGGCTGTTGAAGATGCCGACGGAAGCTGGACGTACACTTTCAAGTATGCTATTGATAAGGAAATGGCAAAGCGTGGATATATCACAGTAGATAAAGGTTCGGTTACGGTGAATGGTGTGAGCCTCACGGTTTGTAACCCTACAGAAGATACTTTCCAGGTGAATATCATTCCTTATACTTACGAGTATACAAACTTTCATACCTTTAAGGTGGGTACAATAGTTAATCTGGAATTCGATATTATTGGTAAGTACATCAGCCGGATGATTCAATATAAATAA
- a CDS encoding cytochrome ubiquinol oxidase subunit I — protein MLESIDPSLIDWSRAQFALTAMYHWLFVPLTLGLAVIMIIMETLYYKTGKEFWKQTAKFWMKLFGINFAIGVATGIILEFEFGTNWSNYSWFVGDIFGAPLAIEGILAFFMESTFIAVMFFGWTKVSKGFHLTSTWLTGIGATLSAWWILVANAWMQNPIGMVFNPDTVRNEMMDFFAIAFSPVALSKFLHSVLSGWILGAVFVVGVSAWFLLKNRNREFAIASIKIGTIVGLFSSLLVAWTGDSSAYLVAQTQPMKLAAMEGYYNGQQGAPLVAAGLLNPDKKSYKDDIYPFIVDIKMPKILSFLATRDMNGYVPGIRNIIDGGYKLKDGTTAIPAADKIAMGKTAISALAAYRAAMKAGNREDAMFCREVLKANIQYFGYGYIKDVNQLIPNVMLTFYAFRIMVILGGYFILFFALVLFMVYKKNLAEIKWLLWTSLITIPLGYIAGQAGWVVAEVGRQPWAIQDMLPTCASISKLDVGSVQTTFFIFLLLFTVMLIAEIRIMLREIKKGPEA, from the coding sequence ATGTTAGAAAGTATAGATCCCTCTTTAATAGACTGGTCGAGAGCACAATTTGCTCTCACAGCAATGTATCACTGGCTTTTTGTGCCGCTTACACTTGGCCTGGCGGTGATTATGATTATCATGGAAACCTTGTATTATAAAACAGGGAAAGAGTTCTGGAAGCAAACTGCTAAATTTTGGATGAAGCTGTTTGGTATTAACTTCGCTATTGGTGTGGCAACCGGTATTATCCTTGAGTTCGAGTTTGGTACCAACTGGAGTAACTATTCCTGGTTTGTGGGCGATATCTTTGGTGCTCCACTGGCAATAGAAGGCATTCTGGCCTTCTTTATGGAGTCTACCTTTATTGCAGTTATGTTTTTTGGATGGACTAAAGTAAGCAAAGGCTTTCACCTGACATCCACTTGGCTCACCGGAATTGGTGCTACTTTGTCTGCCTGGTGGATTCTGGTAGCAAACGCATGGATGCAGAATCCTATTGGAATGGTTTTTAATCCGGATACAGTCCGCAATGAAATGATGGATTTCTTTGCCATTGCTTTCTCACCTGTAGCGCTTAGTAAGTTTCTTCACAGTGTACTTTCCGGTTGGATATTGGGAGCTGTATTTGTAGTAGGAGTCAGCGCATGGTTTCTTCTAAAAAATCGTAACAGAGAATTTGCCATTGCAAGTATAAAGATAGGTACTATCGTTGGTTTGTTTTCTTCATTACTAGTTGCCTGGACGGGTGATAGCTCTGCATATCTGGTGGCACAGACTCAGCCTATGAAGCTGGCTGCCATGGAAGGTTATTATAACGGACAGCAAGGTGCTCCGCTTGTAGCTGCTGGTTTACTTAATCCGGATAAGAAGAGTTATAAAGATGATATATATCCTTTTATAGTTGATATAAAAATGCCAAAGATACTTTCTTTCCTTGCCACACGAGACATGAATGGTTATGTTCCGGGAATCAGAAATATCATTGATGGTGGATATAAATTAAAAGATGGTACAACTGCTATTCCTGCTGCCGATAAAATTGCGATGGGAAAGACGGCAATCTCTGCGTTGGCCGCTTATCGTGCTGCGATGAAAGCCGGAAACAGGGAAGATGCGATGTTTTGCCGAGAGGTACTAAAGGCTAATATACAATACTTCGGCTATGGTTATATCAAGGATGTGAATCAGCTGATTCCTAATGTTATGTTGACATTCTATGCTTTCCGCATTATGGTTATACTGGGAGGATATTTTATCTTATTCTTTGCTCTGGTTCTTTTTATGGTTTACAAAAAGAATCTGGCAGAAATAAAATGGCTGCTTTGGACTTCTCTGATAACCATCCCTTTGGGATATATAGCCGGACAAGCAGGATGGGTGGTTGCTGAAGTTGGCCGACAGCCGTGGGCTATACAGGATATGCTTCCCACTTGTGCGTCAATCTCCAAACTCGATGTTGGTTCGGTGCAAACAACCTTCTTTATCTTCCTGCTACTCTTTACTGTAATGTTAATTGCGGAAATCCGTATTATGCTGCGGGAAATAAAAAAAGGTCCTGAAGCCTGA
- the yihA gene encoding ribosome biogenesis GTP-binding protein YihA/YsxC yields the protein MEILSAEFVISNAEASKCPDSKLPEYAFIGRSNVGKSSLINMLTKRKGLAMTSATPGKTMLINHFIINDAWYIVDLPGYGFARRGKAGQEGLRTLIEDYILEREQMTNLFLLIDSRLEPQKIDMEFMEWLGENGIPFSIIFTKADKLTSGKLKDNINRYLKKLRDEWEELPPYFVSSSENKLGRMDILDYIDNINKSINQK from the coding sequence ATGGAAATCTTAAGCGCAGAGTTCGTTATCAGTAATGCTGAGGCATCTAAATGCCCTGATAGTAAATTACCTGAATACGCATTTATCGGACGTTCCAACGTGGGAAAATCCAGTTTGATCAATATGCTGACAAAGCGTAAAGGTCTGGCTATGACCTCTGCCACTCCGGGAAAAACAATGTTGATCAATCACTTTATCATTAATGACGCCTGGTATATTGTCGATCTTCCAGGATACGGATTTGCCCGACGCGGAAAAGCCGGACAAGAGGGCTTACGTACATTGATTGAGGATTATATTCTGGAAAGGGAACAAATGACGAATCTTTTCCTGTTGATAGACAGCAGACTGGAACCTCAGAAGATTGATATGGAATTTATGGAGTGGCTGGGCGAGAATGGAATACCTTTCTCCATCATCTTTACCAAGGCCGACAAGCTAACTTCGGGAAAGTTGAAAGATAACATTAACCGTTACCTGAAAAAACTTCGTGATGAATGGGAAGAACTTCCCCCCTACTTCGTTTCATCCTCAGAAAACAAACTGGGACGTATGGATATTTTAGATTATATAGATAACATAAACAAAAGTATTAATCAAAAGTAA
- a CDS encoding DUF4923 family protein gives MKRNSILIAALFGMLIFSGSMKAQSLGDVLNSKTVNEAVSKVSGAATSTKPQSIVGVWKYKGAACAYESDNVVAKMGSKVVTEKIEEQLDGFCKQAGFNPGASNFIFTAKGTFVNSVGTQKYTGSYTYNKVNGALVLNYQQLTVSINGNVIAENGITSLLFDANKMMKLVSSMSSKTSAEETVKSISAMLNECKGVKVGFKIGK, from the coding sequence ATGAAAAGAAACAGTATTCTGATAGCAGCCTTATTTGGCATGCTAATCTTTTCGGGCTCAATGAAAGCTCAGTCTTTAGGAGATGTATTGAATAGTAAAACAGTAAATGAAGCTGTTAGCAAGGTAAGTGGTGCTGCAACAAGCACAAAACCACAAAGCATTGTAGGTGTTTGGAAATACAAAGGAGCTGCATGTGCTTATGAAAGCGACAATGTGGTTGCTAAAATGGGATCAAAGGTGGTTACCGAAAAAATTGAAGAGCAACTTGATGGCTTCTGCAAGCAAGCAGGCTTTAACCCTGGTGCAAGCAATTTTATCTTCACTGCTAAGGGAACGTTTGTAAACAGCGTAGGCACCCAGAAATACACTGGTAGCTACACATACAACAAAGTTAACGGTGCATTGGTACTGAACTATCAGCAATTAACAGTAAGCATAAACGGAAACGTAATTGCTGAAAACGGTATCACTTCTCTTCTTTTTGATGCAAACAAAATGATGAAATTAGTTTCTTCAATGAGCTCTAAAACTAGTGCAGAGGAAACTGTAAAGTCAATTTCTGCTATGCTCAACGAATGCAAAGGAGTGAAAGTTGGATTTAAAATTGGCAAATAA